In Candidatus Anaeroferrophillus wilburensis, one DNA window encodes the following:
- the cdaA gene encoding diadenylate cyclase CdaA — translation MVDIIYNLRWQDILDIVIVAFLIYHVLLIIRGTRAFQILLGLFLIFIIYEISLYLGFYTLHWIINGFLSSIILIIIVLFQNEIRRALAKFGKTSFSINPSEEHHYLEETVKACLAMSLKRVGALIVFARENKMPNIIEGGVQINAEISDALLLSIFNPSSPLHDGAVIIIDGQIVAAGCFLPLTTNPLIDKNYGTRHRAAIGITEDSDAVVIVVSEETGTISLAMGGKITRGQDAESLHKVLTKIFMPSKRNKGNLSLQGLRDLLRIK, via the coding sequence ATGGTAGATATCATTTATAATCTGCGCTGGCAGGATATTCTCGACATTGTCATCGTTGCCTTTCTTATCTACCATGTGCTGCTTATTATTCGCGGGACCCGGGCATTTCAGATTCTTCTGGGCCTCTTCCTGATTTTCATCATCTATGAAATTTCCCTCTATTTGGGGTTTTATACCCTACACTGGATAATCAACGGTTTTCTCAGTTCAATTATTCTCATCATTATCGTCCTCTTTCAGAACGAAATTCGCCGGGCCTTGGCAAAATTCGGCAAAACTTCTTTTTCCATTAATCCGTCAGAAGAGCATCATTATCTTGAGGAAACGGTAAAGGCATGCCTGGCCATGTCGTTGAAGCGGGTCGGTGCCTTGATCGTCTTTGCCCGTGAAAACAAGATGCCCAACATCATTGAGGGGGGAGTACAGATCAACGCCGAGATCAGCGATGCGCTGCTGCTCAGCATTTTCAACCCATCCTCTCCTCTCCACGACGGGGCGGTTATTATTATTGATGGCCAGATCGTCGCGGCCGGCTGTTTTCTGCCCCTGACCACCAACCCCCTCATTGATAAGAATTATGGCACCCGCCATCGGGCGGCAATCGGGATTACCGAAGATTCGGATGCAGTTGTTATTGTTGTTTCAGAAGAAACGGGCACCATTTCCCTGGCCATGGGTGGTAAAATCACCAGGGGACAGGACGCCGAGTCGCTGCACAAAGTATTGACCAAAATCTTTATGCCCAGCAAGAGAAACAAGGGGAATTTAAGTTTGCAGGGGCTGCGGGATCTGCTGCGGATAAAATAA
- a CDS encoding phosphoglucosamine mutase has protein sequence MYKRKLFGTDGVRGIANIDPMTAEMALHIGRATAFICKEKEHRHRIVIGKDTRLSGYMLESALVSGICSMGVDVLQIGPMPTPGIAFLTRSMRADAGMVISASHNPFQDNGIKIFSRDGFKLPDQLEETIEKMIFNDTIKGLRPTADAVGKAFRIDDANGRYIVFLKNTFPDELDLEGLRLVIDCGNGAAYKIAPAVFAELGASITTIGVSPDGKNINDGCGSLHPERLQQEVIKQQAHLGIAFDGDADRVVFVDERGTEVHGDQVMAICALEMARKNQLKNNTLVATVMSNMGLEKALEPAGISVVRTQVGDRYVVEEMRQHGYNFGGEQSGHLIFMDHNTTGDGILSALQVLSVLVRSGKSLSELAQVMDIYPQVLKNVPVASKVPLDQVPALYARIKDVEQEIQGRGRLLVRYSGTENKLRVMMEGDNAAQINGYVDELAALVQQTLG, from the coding sequence ATGTATAAAAGAAAACTCTTTGGCACCGATGGTGTGCGGGGCATTGCCAATATCGATCCGATGACCGCGGAAATGGCCCTGCACATCGGACGGGCAACGGCCTTTATCTGCAAAGAGAAAGAGCATCGGCATCGGATAGTCATCGGCAAGGATACCAGGCTGTCGGGTTATATGCTGGAAAGCGCCTTGGTTTCGGGAATTTGTTCCATGGGCGTCGATGTGCTGCAGATCGGCCCCATGCCGACTCCCGGAATTGCCTTTTTAACCCGCAGTATGCGGGCTGATGCCGGCATGGTTATATCCGCCTCCCATAATCCTTTTCAAGATAATGGCATCAAAATTTTTTCCCGTGATGGCTTCAAACTGCCTGATCAGCTTGAGGAGACCATCGAAAAAATGATTTTTAATGATACCATCAAGGGACTGCGTCCGACAGCGGACGCCGTGGGTAAGGCGTTCCGCATAGACGACGCCAACGGCCGCTATATCGTCTTCCTGAAAAACACTTTCCCCGATGAACTTGACCTGGAAGGATTACGGCTCGTTATTGACTGCGGCAATGGCGCTGCCTATAAGATTGCCCCGGCTGTTTTTGCCGAACTCGGGGCTTCGATCACCACTATCGGAGTCTCGCCGGATGGCAAAAATATTAATGATGGCTGCGGATCACTGCATCCGGAGCGGCTCCAGCAGGAGGTGATAAAACAACAAGCCCACCTCGGCATTGCCTTTGATGGTGATGCAGACCGGGTGGTGTTTGTCGATGAACGGGGAACAGAGGTTCATGGTGACCAGGTTATGGCTATCTGCGCACTGGAAATGGCCCGCAAAAATCAGTTGAAGAACAATACCCTGGTGGCTACCGTCATGAGCAATATGGGCTTGGAGAAGGCCCTGGAACCTGCAGGCATCTCTGTTGTCCGGACCCAGGTTGGAGATCGCTACGTGGTTGAGGAGATGCGCCAGCATGGCTACAATTTTGGTGGCGAACAATCCGGCCACCTGATTTTTATGGACCACAACACAACCGGAGATGGAATTTTATCCGCACTCCAGGTGCTGTCGGTGCTGGTCCGCTCAGGAAAATCCCTGTCCGAGCTGGCACAGGTTATGGATATCTATCCTCAGGTTTTGAAAAATGTGCCGGTGGCAAGTAAAGTTCCCCTCGATCAGGTCCCTGCCCTGTATGCCAGGATTAAGGACGTGGAACAGGAAATACAAGGTCGGGGACGCCTGCTGGTACGTTATTCAGGCACGGAGAACAAGCTTCGGGTCATGATGGAAGGGGACAATGCCGCCCAGATTAACGGCTATGTTGACGAACTGGCAGCCCTGGTGCAGCAGACCCTTGGCTGA